The following proteins are co-located in the Piscirickettsia litoralis genome:
- a CDS encoding MFS transporter, translating into MMLGRKAQFYLVISIATFLSMIFLDKTGLSVVISELSRSLHLTTSELQWVVNIYTLTLSMLLLICGYLSERLGVRRQYLYGVIIFLLASLLIAVCSSAWLIIVGRVIQGIGGSLAFATYLILISRYIPQDERGKVLGLCVGCGSVFLGIGPLIGGSFNSVSELAAAFFD; encoded by the coding sequence ATGATGCTTGGTAGGAAAGCCCAGTTTTACTTAGTGATCTCTATTGCAACGTTTTTGTCAATGATCTTTCTTGATAAAACGGGTTTGAGTGTTGTGATCTCAGAGTTAAGCCGATCATTGCACTTAACAACTTCTGAGTTGCAGTGGGTGGTTAATATTTACACCTTAACCTTATCAATGCTATTGCTGATTTGCGGCTATTTATCGGAGCGCTTAGGTGTTAGAAGGCAATACTTATATGGCGTTATTATCTTTTTATTAGCTTCTTTATTAATTGCCGTTTGCTCATCGGCGTGGTTGATTATTGTGGGTAGGGTGATACAGGGGATTGGAGGAAGTTTAGCTTTCGCGACTTATCTTATTTTAATTTCTCGTTATATTCCTCAAGACGAACGCGGTAAAGTATTGGGTCTGTGTGTTGGTTGTGGTTCGGTTTTTCTTGGTATCGGGCCTTTGATTGGGGGAAGTTTTAACTCAGTTAGTGAGTTGGCGGCTGCTTTTTTTGATTAA
- a CDS encoding MFS transporter codes for MINIPLSLICIFSLIKALPQKEAPHSLDASPQFDFSGAILFALSMGLVVFALMEVPQLGWQNPVFYISIALTVILMSLFIVIEKKVASPVLAIALLKRKTFLCSNLICFLAQGCALGMVFWVLWMQYSLGFSPIHAALYLLPAAMPYCVTSRISGSLVDKYGLHLPVRLGAILFLIGNAWILYGVIEKSHSNLVGGMLLFGCGWGLIVPGGVLGAMGSLSRREHGQGSGILNTMRQLGGAVGFAMMGMVVNSIDLSRIHHYISSVSDWSHLSSNSINHLLLAGYNHSLKIEPIKNIELLLSYLRASYDQAFIGGMLVSITFAVIILISSLFIDNRVEVACDR; via the coding sequence TTGATTAATATACCACTCTCTTTAATCTGTATTTTTTCACTCATTAAAGCATTGCCTCAAAAAGAAGCACCTCATTCTTTAGATGCGTCACCCCAATTTGATTTTAGTGGTGCCATCTTATTTGCTCTTAGCATGGGGCTTGTTGTTTTTGCACTGATGGAAGTACCGCAATTAGGCTGGCAAAACCCAGTTTTTTATATCAGTATAGCGCTAACTGTAATCTTGATGAGTTTATTTATAGTCATTGAGAAGAAAGTGGCTTCACCTGTTTTAGCAATTGCACTGCTGAAGCGTAAAACATTTTTATGCTCTAATTTAATTTGCTTTTTGGCACAAGGGTGTGCGCTGGGAATGGTATTCTGGGTACTATGGATGCAGTATTCCCTTGGTTTTTCACCCATTCATGCCGCTTTATACTTATTACCTGCAGCAATGCCTTATTGCGTGACCTCTCGAATCAGTGGCAGTTTGGTCGATAAATATGGATTACACTTACCGGTGAGGTTGGGGGCTATATTATTTTTAATCGGTAATGCGTGGATTTTATATGGAGTTATAGAAAAGTCACATTCAAACCTTGTTGGGGGAATGCTTTTATTTGGTTGTGGCTGGGGGCTGATTGTACCAGGGGGAGTCTTAGGGGCAATGGGATCTTTAAGCCGGCGTGAGCACGGTCAAGGCTCGGGTATTTTAAATACGATGAGGCAGTTAGGAGGCGCTGTTGGCTTTGCAATGATGGGCATGGTTGTCAACAGTATTGACTTAAGTCGCATTCATCACTATATCAGCTCGGTGTCTGATTGGTCGCATTTAAGTAGTAATTCGATTAATCACCTACTTTTGGCCGGTTATAACCATAGTTTAAAAATTGAACCTATAAAAAATATTGAATTATTATTGAGCTACTTAAGAGCTTCTTATGATCAGGCTTTTATCGGCGGTATGCTGGTATCGATTACATTTGCTGTCATTATTTTAATTTCTTCACTGTTTATCGATAATCGGGTTGAAGTTGCCTGTGATCGCTAA
- a CDS encoding class I SAM-dependent methyltransferase, with protein sequence MASTSGMRSDYNQNSKIQRDDNRKYLEVLLGALTGAGFKDRNKNEFLHLVDYGCSTGANSIANIKAIIHHLNKSFNVTKFEVMHNDLPSNDFNEVSKALYNDKESYLRLPEIIALPKLVPNRFFWPSSDGFFD encoded by the coding sequence ATGGCATCAACATCAGGAATGCGTTCGGATTATAACCAAAACTCTAAAATTCAACGCGATGACAATAGGAAGTATCTTGAGGTATTGCTAGGTGCACTGACAGGCGCTGGGTTTAAGGATAGAAATAAGAATGAGTTTTTGCATTTAGTCGATTATGGCTGCAGTACAGGTGCTAACTCAATTGCTAATATAAAGGCGATTATCCACCATTTAAATAAAAGCTTTAACGTTACGAAATTTGAAGTTATGCATAATGATTTGCCAAGCAATGACTTTAATGAGGTAAGTAAGGCACTCTACAATGATAAAGAAAGTTATCTTCGTTTACCAGAGATCATTGCATTACCAAAGTTGGTGCCGAATAGATTTTTTTGGCCAAGCAGTGATGGATTCTTCGATTGA
- a CDS encoding class I SAM-dependent methyltransferase, whose protein sequence is MDSSIDIAISSAAVHWLTAKPEVPYGDGLFLSQLDANLKKILLKKAADDWEIFISARSKELKVGGLLFVTGLASEIDDQGKLSVSAADLFTVMRRVLKGMIAEKILSQHVYDDYIFPVVPRTLDEYLAPVCSEVWQVKVAKIASGTNAFYAAYQQHGNAQTYAKDYINFVRSFSESAMIAGLFSPGAISMDAKACSEVIF, encoded by the coding sequence ATGGATTCTTCGATTGATATTGCGATAAGCTCTGCCGCGGTACACTGGCTCACAGCGAAGCCGGAAGTGCCTTATGGCGATGGCTTATTCTTATCACAACTTGATGCGAACCTTAAAAAGATACTCTTAAAGAAAGCAGCCGATGATTGGGAAATATTTATCTCGGCACGAAGTAAGGAGCTTAAAGTAGGTGGGTTATTATTTGTAACTGGCCTCGCTAGTGAAATCGATGACCAGGGCAAGCTTAGCGTCTCTGCCGCTGATTTATTTACTGTGATGCGTCGTGTGCTAAAAGGGATGATTGCAGAGAAAATATTGAGCCAGCATGTCTATGATGACTATATTTTTCCAGTGGTTCCTCGAACATTAGATGAGTATCTAGCGCCTGTGTGCTCCGAGGTTTGGCAGGTTAAAGTAGCAAAAATAGCGTCAGGTACAAATGCATTTTATGCCGCTTATCAGCAGCATGGTAACGCGCAGACCTATGCAAAAGATTACATTAACTTTGTTCGCAGCTTTAGTGAATCAGCAATGATTGCTGGATTATTTTCTCCAGGTGCGATATCAATGGATGCCAAGGCCTGTAGTGAGGTGATTTTTTGA